The Gammaproteobacteria bacterium region AGCTTTACGAACTCGGTTTTCGGACCAGTCATCCGCCTTTAAAGCATCGCGGTGCTGATCTGTAATTTTCAGATAGCGTGCAAAGAATTTTTCCGGTTCTGGCCGCCGCCTCACGGTTAGAAAATCGATCAGTTGAATCAGTAATCGGGTCTGTCCGTCACTGGCCGCACGGACCCTTTCCACCAGGGTCTGCAATCCCGGAATAAAACGATCGTCACTGATGCGCATCAGCGGACCGGACGCAATGTCGCGGATACCGGTGGCTTCAACGACCAGGACACCGGGTTGTCCGCGTGCAAAGCGCTCGTACCAGTCCAGATTGTCGGGAGTAACAAACCCGGTTTCAGTCGCTCGCCAGGGCACCATCGCCGGCACCCAGGTCCGTGCTGAGAGAGAGAGTGCCTGATAGTTCAAAGGCATAAAGAGTTTTGATGCGGCTGCGACGGCTGCGGTTGGCCATTCACCGGGGTGGGTGCGGTAACGGATACGTTCGGGCGGTTTCCACATCGGACTGAGTGACCCTGGACGATTCAGTGGACTATTTACTATATACCCATAATGTTTATAATTAAAGTATATTATCTGACTAGGGTCACGACCTTTATCCACTATGGCGACATCGTTGCAACGACCGCTCAAAATTGCCTGCGTCGGTGGCGGCCCAGCCGGGCTGTATTTTGCGCTGCTGATGAAGAAACACCAGCCCCATCACGAAGTCACTGTCTACGAACGCAACGCCGCGGACGATACTTTTGGCTGGGGCGTCGTTTTTTCTGACCAGACCCTTGGTCATTTCGGTGAAGCAGATCCCGAATCCCAGGCAAATATCCTGCAGTCATTTGCTCATTGGGATGATATAGAAATCCGGTTCCGCGGTCGGACGATCCGTTCAAGCGGTCACGGCTTTTGCGGTATATCGCGTCTTAAACTGCTGCAGATACTCCAGCACCGGTGTGCAGGCCTGGGTGTCACCCTCGAGATGGGGCGCGAAATCAAGAACGCCTGTGAATTTGACGAAGCGGATCTGATCGTCGCAACGGATGGCGCAAACAGCACTATTCGCCAGGAATTTGCAGATCATTTCAAGCCGGAGATCGACGAACGACAAAATCGTTTTATCTGGTTCGGTACGCACAAAGTTTTCGATGCATTCTCGTTTCTGTTTGTTGAGTCCGAATGGGGATGGTTTCAGGCGCATGCCTACCGTTTTGATTCCAAAACGTCGACGTTCATTGTCGAAACTTCGCAAGATTGCTGGCACCGGGCCGGGCTTGACCGTATGGCAGAAGACGAAAGTATTGCTTTTGTCGAATCACTGTTCAGTGAGTTTCTCGATGGTCAGCCACTGATGTCTCGTGCGGCACATCTCCAGGGTTCTGCAGCCTGGATCTGTTTCCGGCGCGTCTCAAACCAGAACTGGGTCAAAGACAATATTGTGCTGATGGGAGACGCCGCGCACACCGCACATTTTTCCATCGGCTCGGGCACCAAGCTTGCGATGGAGGATGCTATTGCATTGGCTCATCTATTGGAGGAACCGGGTAACCGGTCAATTCCTCAGGTGCTCGAGCAGTATGAGGCGGAACGCAAAATTGAAGTGCTCAAAATACAGTCTGCGGCCCGCAACTCCACGGAATGGTTTGAGAATGTCGACCGCTACACGGCACTACCAACAGAGCAGTTTGCCTATTCCCTGTTGACGCGAAGTCAGCGGGTAAGTCATGAGGGCCTTCGTCGGCGGGATCGTGTCTATCTAGACCGTATCGAGCACTGGTTTTCACAACAGGCGGGCCGCGCCGGTTCGGCGGTCGCATTGCCGCCGATGTTTACGCCTTTCACTTTACGAGATATGCATCTGACCAACCGGGTAGTGGTATCCCCCATGGCCATGTATTCGGCAGTGGATGGAATACCGGGTGACTTTCATCTGGTACATCTGGGTACACGCGCCCTGGGCGGTGCCGGGCTGATTTTTTCGGAAATGACCGTGGTATCCCCAACGGGCCGGATAACCCCGGGATGCGCTGGTATCTGGAATGACGAACAGTGCGCGGGCTGGCAGCGAATTGTTGCGTTTGTACACGAGCATTCGGAGGCCAAGGTGTGCCTGCAGTTGGGGCACTCAGGCCCTCGCGGATCCACACGCCTGCCGTGGGAAGGTGATGATCTGCCGCTTGAAGTTGATAACTGGGAGCTGCTGGCCGCATCGGCTCTAGCCTGGTCTGCTGACAATCAGGTACCCCGGGCTGCCAGCCGTTCTGACATGGACCGGGTCGTGGCTGATTTCGTGGCCGCCGCAAAGCGCGGTGCTGATGCCGGATTTGACATGCTCGAGCTACACGCTGCCCATGGTTACCTGCTGTCAAGTTTTATCTCACCTTTAACTAATCAACGTACGGACGTATATGGTGGATCCTTGAATAATCGTGTGCGCTTTCCGGTGGAGGTGTTTCGTGAGGTACGACGGGTGTGGCCACAGGCAAAACCCATGTCCGTGCGGCTTTCCGTTACGGATTGGCATACGGGTGGGCTGACCGATGCGGAGGGCGTCGCGGTTGCGCAGGCATTTAAGAACGAAGGCGTCGATCTGGTGGACGTTTCGACCGGCCAGACCAGCACACAGGCCGATCCGGTCTATGGGCGGATGTATCAGGTGCCTTTTGCCGATAGGATCCGTAACGAGATCGGTGTGGCAACCCTGGCGGTTGGTAACATATTTGAAGCAGACCATGTTAATTCGATTCTGGCTGCAGGTCGGGCTGATCTAGTTGCACTTGCTCGACCTCATCTGTCTGATCCGTTCTGGACGCTGCGCGCCGCAGCCGAGCTGAACTATGATTCACAGGCGTGGCCCCGACAGTACCTGGCCGGCCGGGATCAGCAACACCGGAATCTGGATCGGGCAGGGCAGTTACTGCGGCAGATCTAATGACGAGCAACGAATACATGACCGACCTAAGAGATATTCACGCGCTGGTCACCGGTGCGGGCAGCGGAATCGGCGAACAGATTGCCCGCGCGTTGTCCAGTGCTGGCGCCCGTGTTTCATTGATGGGCAGAACACACACAACACTGGTGTCCGTGGCGCAATCACTCGATCATAAATCACAGATCGCTGTGGCTGATGTCACAGATCGGCCTGGTGTCGCCGAAGCAGTCGAGCGGATTGTCGATCAGCACGGGCCGATTAAGATTTTGATCAACAATGCCGGCGGTGCTGTCAGTGAATCATTTGCTGCCGGAGAATCTGATTGCTGGGACGAGATGATCGATGTCAATTTGAACGGACTTTTCAACACCACAAGATGTGTTCTACCGCAAATGAAGAAACTGGCCAGCGGCAGGATCGTGACCATCGCCAGCACGGCAGGCCTGAAGGGCTATCCCTACGTCGTTGGTTACTGTGCAGCCAAACACGGGGCGATCGGGTTCACACGGGCCCTGGCTGCTGAACTGGCGGGGACTGGCATCACAGTCAATGCAGTATGCCCGGGGTTTACCGACACACCAATGCTGTCGAGGTCGATCGACACCATCGTGAGTAAAACAGGCCGCGACCGTGAAGAGGCCCGAGCGGATTTGACCAGGATGAATCCCCAGGGTCGCTTGATCGAACCAGCAGAAGTGGCCAACTGTGTGTTATGGCTGTGCTCATCGGCAGCAGGTTCAGTCAACGGCCAGGCACTTGCTGTTGACGGCGGTGAGACAGCTTTATGAAAGCTCAATCCCAAACTTCGGATGTTGTCACCACCATCAGCCGTAGCAGAGTCAGCGGCAAATCTGCGCTTAGGGCTTGGCTACGGCTTTGGTCCTGTGTCGGTTCGGTCGAAAGGGTTGTGCGTACACGCTTATACGGCGATCACGGCATGACACTGCCGCGTTTTGACTATTTATCACAACTCTATCGGCAACCGAATCGTCGGATGAACATGACTGAACTCAGTCGGCGACTGATGGTGTCCGGCGGTAATGTCACTGGCCTTACGGACAGGCTGGTGGCCGATGGTCTGGTTGAAAGAGAACAGGATCCGTCCGATCGGCGCGTACAGATTATTGCGCTGTCTGATTATGGTTATGAACGTTTTACTCAAGTCGCGCGTGAACACGAAAAATGGATAGGTGAGCTGTTTGAGGACCTGAGCCCGGACCAGGTGGGTGTGCTGAACCAGACGCTCGGGCAGTTGAAGACGTCGCTCGAGAGAAAATTGAATGAGCAGCAGGAGGAATGAATATGGGCAGCATGACTGATTATCAGTCCCAGCACTTCGGTTGGCAGGTCACCGACAGGGTCGCGACGATTAAGTTGAATCGCCCTGAGCGGAAAAACCCGCTGACATTCGAGTCCTACGCCGAACTGCACGATGTCTTTGAGCGGTTGAATGGCTGTGACCAGATCCGTGCCGTTGTGATTACCGGTGCCGGGGGCAATTTCTGCTCCGGCGGTGACGTGTTTGAAATAATTGAACCACTGACTAAACGTGACGAGGTGGGTCTGAAGCAATTTACCGAGATGACCGGCTCGGTGGTTAAGGCGATGCGTCACTGTCCACAGCCAATTGTGGCTGCGGTCG contains the following coding sequences:
- a CDS encoding bifunctional salicylyl-CoA 5-hydroxylase/oxidoreductase, with protein sequence MATSLQRPLKIACVGGGPAGLYFALLMKKHQPHHEVTVYERNAADDTFGWGVVFSDQTLGHFGEADPESQANILQSFAHWDDIEIRFRGRTIRSSGHGFCGISRLKLLQILQHRCAGLGVTLEMGREIKNACEFDEADLIVATDGANSTIRQEFADHFKPEIDERQNRFIWFGTHKVFDAFSFLFVESEWGWFQAHAYRFDSKTSTFIVETSQDCWHRAGLDRMAEDESIAFVESLFSEFLDGQPLMSRAAHLQGSAAWICFRRVSNQNWVKDNIVLMGDAAHTAHFSIGSGTKLAMEDAIALAHLLEEPGNRSIPQVLEQYEAERKIEVLKIQSAARNSTEWFENVDRYTALPTEQFAYSLLTRSQRVSHEGLRRRDRVYLDRIEHWFSQQAGRAGSAVALPPMFTPFTLRDMHLTNRVVVSPMAMYSAVDGIPGDFHLVHLGTRALGGAGLIFSEMTVVSPTGRITPGCAGIWNDEQCAGWQRIVAFVHEHSEAKVCLQLGHSGPRGSTRLPWEGDDLPLEVDNWELLAASALAWSADNQVPRAASRSDMDRVVADFVAAAKRGADAGFDMLELHAAHGYLLSSFISPLTNQRTDVYGGSLNNRVRFPVEVFREVRRVWPQAKPMSVRLSVTDWHTGGLTDAEGVAVAQAFKNEGVDLVDVSTGQTSTQADPVYGRMYQVPFADRIRNEIGVATLAVGNIFEADHVNSILAAGRADLVALARPHLSDPFWTLRAAAELNYDSQAWPRQYLAGRDQQHRNLDRAGQLLRQI
- a CDS encoding MarR family transcriptional regulator is translated as MKAQSQTSDVVTTISRSRVSGKSALRAWLRLWSCVGSVERVVRTRLYGDHGMTLPRFDYLSQLYRQPNRRMNMTELSRRLMVSGGNVTGLTDRLVADGLVEREQDPSDRRVQIIALSDYGYERFTQVAREHEKWIGELFEDLSPDQVGVLNQTLGQLKTSLERKLNEQQEE
- a CDS encoding SDR family oxidoreductase, whose translation is MTSNEYMTDLRDIHALVTGAGSGIGEQIARALSSAGARVSLMGRTHTTLVSVAQSLDHKSQIAVADVTDRPGVAEAVERIVDQHGPIKILINNAGGAVSESFAAGESDCWDEMIDVNLNGLFNTTRCVLPQMKKLASGRIVTIASTAGLKGYPYVVGYCAAKHGAIGFTRALAAELAGTGITVNAVCPGFTDTPMLSRSIDTIVSKTGRDREEARADLTRMNPQGRLIEPAEVANCVLWLCSSAAGSVNGQALAVDGGETAL